Proteins encoded together in one Kingella oralis window:
- a CDS encoding c-type cytochrome produces MNSKNKTQGSALFTLVSGIVIVVAVVVLLIKLASSGSYADVDATTKEATETRIMPTGQVAVGAPKDIAPAPAATPAASGDASAPTSDAAGASAPAASGGAGDAQAARGAEIFNQTCKACHGATSPIPGAPKVTKNEDWAPRIKQGEETLVQHAINGFNAMPPKGGNTALSDDDIKATVHYMVKQSGG; encoded by the coding sequence ATGAATTCAAAAAACAAAACCCAAGGCTCCGCCTTGTTCACACTGGTTAGCGGCATCGTAATTGTGGTTGCTGTTGTTGTATTGTTAATCAAATTGGCAAGCAGCGGCTCTTACGCCGATGTGGATGCCACCACCAAAGAGGCAACAGAAACGCGCATTATGCCTACCGGTCAAGTGGCGGTGGGTGCGCCCAAAGACATTGCCCCTGCGCCTGCTGCCACTCCTGCGGCAAGCGGTGATGCCTCTGCGCCTACTTCCGATGCAGCCGGTGCCTCTGCGCCTGCGGCATCGGGCGGCGCGGGTGATGCCCAAGCGGCTCGCGGCGCGGAAATTTTTAATCAAACCTGCAAAGCCTGCCACGGCGCAACTTCGCCTATCCCCGGCGCGCCCAAAGTAACCAAAAACGAAGACTGGGCACCGCGCATCAAACAAGGCGAAGAGACTTTGGTGCAACACGCCATCAATGGCTTTAACGCCATGCCGCCCAAAGGGGGCAACACCGCATTGAGCGATGACGACATCAAAGCGACGGTGCATTACATGGTGAAACAATCGGGCGGCTGA
- a CDS encoding copper chaperone PCu(A)C has protein sequence MKKTVLTLATALLCSTAFAHGIEAGEAYAYPTVQGMTQGGAFVSLTNTEKKDDKLIGATASKQFADKIELHTHVNDNGVMRMREVKGGIPLPAGQTQELKRGSYHIMFFGLKKPLQEGDKFDLNLKFKNAKPQKITVTVKPMQAGAMPAHDHGAGEAKHAH, from the coding sequence ATGAAAAAAACCGTATTAACTCTTGCCACAGCATTATTGTGTTCAACCGCATTCGCCCACGGCATTGAAGCAGGCGAAGCTTACGCATACCCCACCGTTCAAGGCATGACCCAAGGTGGCGCGTTCGTAAGCCTTACCAACACCGAGAAAAAAGACGACAAACTTATCGGTGCAACTGCCAGCAAACAATTTGCCGACAAAATCGAACTGCACACCCATGTGAACGACAACGGCGTGATGCGTATGCGCGAAGTAAAAGGCGGCATCCCCTTGCCCGCAGGCCAAACCCAAGAACTCAAACGCGGCAGCTACCACATCATGTTCTTCGGCTTGAAAAAACCTTTGCAAGAAGGCGATAAATTTGACCTAAATCTCAAATTCAAAAACGCCAAACCGCAAAAAATCACCGTAACCGTGAAACCCATGCAAGCAGGCGCAATGCCCGCGCATGACCACGGCGCAGGCGAAGCCAAACACGCGCACTAA
- a CDS encoding amino acid permease, translating into MQTQHHNKQNDGLQRNLQNRHLQLIAIGGAIGTGLFMGSGKTIHLAGPSVLLTYILIGFFMFFIMRAMGELLLSNLEYKSFTDFTHDILGSGAGFFVGWTYWFCWVVIGIADIVGITGYMQFWWPDIPLWLPGLFCVIVMASMNMLTVKLFGEMEFWFALTKIIAIIGLVLTGAYLILIGFVDPVSGEKASLSHLWARPGGFFPNGISGFFSAFQIAFFAFLGIELVGTAAAETKDPYTNLPAAINRIPIRVIVFYVLALAVIMTVTPWDVVNPKVSPFVNMFTMIGIPIAASLINLVVLASALSSANGGMFSTGRMLFGLSRNNVAPRIFGKLNINGVPAPALLFSCAFLCLGPILLYQEGSIMEIFTVVTTISSIGFIFVWIMILLSYIKYRKMRPELHQASIYKMPGGVVMAWVCLAFLVFALYLFSRDDDTLQGLLYMPVWFGILTVAYLTKYRKP; encoded by the coding sequence ATGCAAACGCAACACCACAACAAACAAAACGATGGCTTACAACGCAATCTGCAAAACCGCCATTTGCAGCTGATTGCCATTGGCGGCGCCATTGGCACGGGCTTATTCATGGGCTCGGGCAAAACCATTCACTTGGCAGGACCGTCGGTGCTGCTGACTTATATCCTGATTGGCTTTTTCATGTTTTTCATCATGCGCGCGATGGGCGAATTGCTGTTGTCTAACTTGGAATACAAGTCGTTCACCGATTTCACCCACGATATTTTGGGTTCCGGCGCAGGTTTTTTCGTGGGCTGGACGTATTGGTTTTGCTGGGTGGTAATCGGCATTGCCGATATTGTCGGCATCACGGGTTATATGCAGTTTTGGTGGCCCGACATCCCGCTTTGGCTGCCGGGGCTGTTTTGCGTCATCGTGATGGCGAGCATGAACATGCTGACCGTGAAACTGTTTGGCGAAATGGAGTTTTGGTTTGCCTTAACCAAAATCATCGCCATCATCGGTTTGGTTTTAACCGGCGCGTATTTGATTTTAATCGGCTTTGTTGATCCCGTTTCGGGTGAAAAGGCTTCGTTGAGCCATTTGTGGGCGCGCCCCGGCGGGTTTTTCCCCAACGGCATCAGCGGCTTTTTCTCGGCGTTTCAAATTGCGTTTTTCGCGTTTTTGGGGATTGAACTGGTGGGCACGGCGGCGGCAGAAACCAAAGACCCTTACACCAATTTGCCTGCGGCGATTAACCGCATTCCCATCCGCGTGATTGTATTTTATGTGCTGGCTTTGGCGGTGATTATGACGGTTACGCCGTGGGATGTGGTTAACCCCAAAGTAAGCCCGTTTGTGAACATGTTTACCATGATTGGTATCCCGATTGCCGCCAGCCTGATTAACTTGGTGGTGCTGGCTTCTGCGTTGTCCTCTGCCAACGGCGGGATGTTCTCCACAGGGCGGATGCTGTTTGGCTTGTCCAGAAACAACGTTGCGCCGCGCATTTTCGGCAAATTGAACATCAACGGCGTGCCTGCGCCTGCGTTGCTGTTCTCCTGCGCGTTTTTGTGTTTGGGCCCGATTTTGCTGTACCAAGAGGGCAGCATCATGGAAATTTTCACGGTGGTTACCACCATTTCCAGCATCGGCTTTATTTTTGTGTGGATTATGATTCTGCTCTCTTACATCAAATACCGCAAAATGCGCCCCGAGCTGCACCAGGCTTCTATTTACAAAATGCCGGGCGGCGTGGTGATGGCGTGGGTGTGCTTGGCGTTTTTGGTGTTTGCGCTGTATTTGTTTTCGCGCGATGACGATACGCTGCAAGGCCTGCTGTATATGCCCGTGTGGTTCGGGATTTTGACGGTGGCTTATCTGACCAAGTATCGTAAGCCGTAG
- a CDS encoding efflux RND transporter periplasmic adaptor subunit yields MTIQPWRIAVLAAATSLALAACGGKDGASAQQQGAGAKQQMPAPTVSVLTVHPENVLLETDLPGRLEAVRSAPIIPQVSGIVKRRLFQEGDTVRAGQPLYQLDDASYVANLESARASLASAQAALAKANADVSRYQPLVAADAISKQEWDAALAAQRSAQAQVKSANAAIKAAQVNVNHAHITAPISGVIGQSLVTEGALVNANSTQMALITENDYLYVNIKQSASDMLKLRKQLASGDRVANESVEASVMLEDGTEYPHKARLLFADSTVDESTGQFTIRAIVPNPEHILMNGLYVRVKLPLAGVTNAFVVPQQAVTRGQTDTVMVVNAQGGMEPRVVKVTGQKGSNWVISEGLKAGDKVIVDGTMIAGQMIARTGANKVQTKEWQPENASAPQAAASGANSAAPTPAAASAEKAAASEIQAASAAK; encoded by the coding sequence ATGACCATACAACCTTGGCGTATCGCCGTGTTAGCAGCGGCTACATCGTTGGCCCTTGCAGCATGCGGCGGCAAAGACGGCGCAAGCGCACAGCAGCAAGGCGCAGGCGCAAAACAGCAAATGCCCGCCCCCACCGTGAGCGTGCTGACGGTTCATCCCGAAAACGTATTGCTGGAAACGGATTTGCCCGGCCGCTTGGAAGCCGTGCGTTCTGCGCCGATTATTCCGCAAGTGTCTGGCATTGTGAAACGCCGCTTGTTCCAAGAGGGCGACACCGTTCGCGCGGGTCAGCCTTTGTATCAACTGGATGATGCCAGCTACGTTGCCAACCTAGAAAGCGCGCGCGCCAGCCTTGCCAGCGCACAAGCCGCGTTAGCCAAAGCCAACGCCGATGTGTCGCGCTATCAGCCTTTGGTAGCCGCCGATGCCATCAGCAAACAAGAATGGGATGCCGCCCTTGCCGCGCAACGCTCTGCCCAAGCGCAAGTGAAATCCGCCAATGCTGCGATTAAAGCCGCGCAAGTGAACGTGAACCATGCACACATCACCGCACCAATTTCAGGCGTAATCGGGCAATCGCTGGTAACCGAGGGCGCGTTGGTAAACGCCAACAGCACACAAATGGCGTTGATTACCGAAAACGACTATTTGTATGTGAACATCAAACAATCCGCCAGCGATATGCTGAAACTGCGCAAACAGCTTGCCTCGGGCGACCGCGTGGCAAACGAAAGCGTGGAAGCGAGCGTGATGCTGGAAGACGGCACAGAATATCCACACAAAGCGCGTTTGCTGTTTGCCGATTCAACGGTAGACGAAAGCACAGGGCAATTCACCATCCGCGCCATCGTGCCCAACCCCGAACACATTTTGATGAACGGCTTATACGTTCGCGTGAAATTGCCGCTGGCGGGCGTAACCAATGCCTTTGTTGTGCCGCAACAAGCCGTTACGCGCGGTCAAACCGATACCGTGATGGTGGTGAACGCGCAAGGCGGCATGGAGCCGCGCGTGGTGAAAGTAACTGGGCAAAAGGGCAGCAACTGGGTGATTAGCGAAGGCTTGAAAGCAGGCGACAAAGTGATTGTGGACGGCACCATGATTGCAGGGCAAATGATTGCGCGAACCGGTGCAAACAAGGTGCAAACCAAAGAATGGCAGCCTGAAAACGCATCTGCGCCGCAAGCAGCCGCATCGGGCGCAAATTCCGCCGCCCCAACGCCTGCCGCCGCATCGGCAGAAAAAGCCGCCGCATCCGAAATTCAGGCAGCCTCTGCCGCCAAATAA
- a CDS encoding efflux RND transporter permease subunit, with amino-acid sequence MAKFFIDRPIFAWVIAIFIMIAGVIGIQNLPISQYPSVAAPNITLTATYPGASAKVMEDSVLAVIERNMYGVEGLDYMTTSADSSGRGSVTLTFTPETNEDLAQMNVQNKLSEVTALLPSTVQQNGITVSKARSNFLMVVFLNSDTKSSEEMADYAQRNVVPELQRIDGVGNVRLFGAQRAMRVWVDPAKLKNYNISFADVTAAISAQNAQLSVGALGDLPSSQGQQITATISAEGQMKTAEEFGNILLRSDINGANVYLKDVAEIGLGSQSYNASSFLNGKKAAGMAVSLSNTGNALAAATAIKAKMNELQNFFPQGVTWSAPYDTSTFVSLSIEKVIHTLAEAIVLVFIVMFIFLQNFRYTLIPTIVVPISLLGAFAAISYLGMSINVMTMFAMVLVIGIVVDDAIVVVENVERIMAEEGLSPKQATKKAMGQISGAVVGITAVLVSVFVPLSLLSGAAGNIYRQFSLTMVFAIGFSAFLALTLTPALCATMLKPIPKGHNHTKKGFFGWFNRVFNAGTRTYSGWIGKTLRKAGVMFVIYLALGAGAFVLISRLPSSFIPSEDQGFIMTTVQLPSGATAERTEKTLSTLNQVAHSMPEVQDVITVSGFSFTGSGQNMGMGFIMLKDWSERTQAGSDATSVAGKITGAMMSGAIQDGFALALNPPPIMELGNDSGFSFYLQARGTYNHEELVARRDELIQKMRQNPAMFDPSNVRASGLEDAPQLKIEIDRMKAASNGVSFASIRSVLGTALSSTYVNDFPNDGRLQRVIVQASAKSRMQPEDILALTVPAGNGTLIPLSSFATAKWEKGVEQSERFNGYPAMQITGAPAAGKSTGEAMAEVQKMVNDLQGNYSLEWAGQSREEAKGTSQQNMIYALAAVAVFLALAALYESWSIPFSVLLVVPLGILGVALGAKIRNYSNDVYFTVGMITVMGLSAKNAILIIEFAKDLHESGKSVAESALRAAKLRFRPILMTSFAFILGVVPMYIATGASSASQRAIGTAVFWGMLVGTFLSVFLVPMFYIIVNLVVRFFTGGKQPPVQGELDLFDDEEDMDAQAFGKH; translated from the coding sequence ATGGCTAAGTTTTTTATTGATAGACCGATTTTCGCGTGGGTTATTGCGATTTTCATCATGATTGCGGGTGTCATCGGCATCCAAAATCTGCCCATTTCGCAATATCCGTCCGTTGCCGCACCCAATATCACGCTCACCGCCACCTACCCCGGCGCATCGGCAAAAGTGATGGAAGACAGCGTATTGGCGGTGATTGAGCGCAATATGTACGGCGTGGAAGGCTTGGATTACATGACCACTTCCGCCGATTCCAGCGGCAGGGGCAGCGTAACGCTCACGTTCACGCCCGAAACCAACGAAGACTTGGCGCAGATGAACGTGCAAAACAAGCTCTCGGAAGTAACCGCCTTGCTGCCTTCCACCGTGCAACAAAACGGGATTACCGTATCCAAAGCACGCTCCAACTTCCTGATGGTGGTATTTTTGAACTCTGATACCAAATCATCAGAAGAAATGGCGGACTACGCGCAACGCAACGTTGTGCCCGAGCTGCAACGCATTGACGGCGTGGGCAACGTGCGCTTGTTTGGCGCGCAGCGCGCCATGCGCGTGTGGGTAGACCCTGCCAAATTGAAAAATTACAACATTTCCTTTGCCGACGTAACCGCCGCCATTTCCGCGCAAAACGCGCAGTTATCGGTGGGCGCATTGGGCGATTTGCCCAGCAGCCAAGGGCAGCAAATCACCGCCACCATCAGCGCGGAAGGGCAAATGAAAACCGCCGAAGAATTCGGCAACATTTTGCTGCGCAGCGACATCAACGGCGCAAACGTTTATTTGAAAGACGTGGCGGAAATCGGTTTAGGCAGCCAATCTTACAACGCATCTTCTTTCTTGAACGGCAAAAAAGCCGCAGGTATGGCGGTTTCGCTGTCTAACACAGGTAACGCCTTGGCAGCCGCAACGGCAATTAAAGCCAAAATGAACGAGCTGCAAAACTTCTTCCCACAAGGCGTAACATGGTCAGCCCCTTACGACACCTCCACTTTCGTATCTTTGTCTATTGAAAAAGTGATTCACACGCTGGCAGAAGCGATTGTGCTGGTGTTTATCGTGATGTTTATCTTCCTGCAAAACTTCCGATACACGCTGATTCCCACCATTGTTGTGCCGATTTCCCTGCTGGGCGCGTTTGCCGCGATTTCGTATCTGGGCATGTCAATCAACGTGATGACCATGTTTGCCATGGTGCTGGTAATCGGCATTGTGGTGGACGATGCGATTGTGGTGGTGGAAAACGTGGAACGGATTATGGCGGAAGAAGGGTTAAGCCCGAAACAAGCCACCAAAAAAGCGATGGGACAAATCTCGGGCGCGGTGGTCGGCATTACCGCCGTGTTGGTTTCGGTATTCGTGCCGCTGTCGCTGTTGAGCGGCGCGGCGGGCAACATTTACCGCCAATTCTCGCTCACCATGGTGTTTGCGATTGGATTCTCGGCATTCTTGGCGTTAACGCTCACGCCCGCCTTGTGCGCCACCATGCTCAAACCCATTCCCAAAGGGCATAACCACACCAAAAAAGGCTTCTTCGGCTGGTTTAACCGCGTGTTTAACGCAGGCACGCGCACTTATTCGGGCTGGATTGGCAAAACCTTGCGCAAAGCTGGTGTGATGTTTGTGATTTACTTGGCGTTGGGCGCGGGCGCATTCGTGTTGATTAGCCGTTTGCCCAGCTCGTTCATCCCCAGCGAAGACCAAGGCTTCATCATGACCACCGTGCAGCTGCCTTCCGGCGCAACCGCCGAGCGCACGGAAAAAACTTTGTCAACGCTGAACCAAGTGGCGCATTCTATGCCCGAAGTCCAAGATGTGATTACCGTGTCTGGATTTAGCTTTACAGGCAGCGGTCAAAACATGGGTATGGGCTTTATCATGCTCAAAGACTGGAGCGAGCGCACCCAAGCGGGCAGCGATGCCACTTCTGTGGCAGGCAAAATCACCGGCGCGATGATGAGCGGTGCCATCCAAGACGGTTTCGCGCTGGCGTTGAACCCGCCGCCAATTATGGAATTGGGTAACGACTCGGGTTTCAGCTTCTATTTGCAAGCGCGTGGCACATACAACCACGAAGAATTGGTTGCCCGCCGCGATGAGTTAATCCAAAAAATGCGCCAAAACCCTGCCATGTTTGACCCATCAAACGTGCGTGCCAGCGGCTTGGAAGATGCGCCGCAATTAAAAATTGAGATTGACCGCATGAAAGCGGCTTCTAATGGCGTGAGCTTTGCCAGCATTCGCAGCGTATTGGGCACCGCCTTATCGTCCACTTATGTCAACGACTTCCCCAACGATGGGCGTTTGCAGCGCGTGATTGTGCAAGCATCAGCCAAATCGCGGATGCAGCCTGAAGACATCTTGGCGTTAACCGTGCCTGCAGGCAATGGCACGCTGATTCCGCTGTCGTCTTTTGCCACCGCCAAATGGGAAAAAGGCGTTGAGCAAAGCGAACGCTTCAACGGCTATCCTGCCATGCAGATTACAGGCGCACCTGCTGCGGGCAAATCCACAGGCGAAGCGATGGCAGAAGTGCAAAAAATGGTGAACGACTTGCAGGGCAATTACAGCTTGGAATGGGCAGGTCAATCCCGCGAAGAAGCCAAAGGCACATCGCAACAAAACATGATTTACGCGCTGGCAGCGGTTGCCGTGTTCTTGGCATTGGCGGCGTTGTATGAAAGCTGGTCTATTCCGTTTTCGGTGCTGTTGGTTGTGCCACTGGGGATTTTGGGCGTGGCTTTGGGCGCAAAAATCCGCAATTACAGCAATGACGTGTATTTCACCGTGGGCATGATTACGGTAATGGGTTTGAGCGCGAAAAACGCCATTCTGATTATCGAATTTGCCAAAGATTTGCACGAATCGGGCAAATCCGTCGCCGAATCGGCATTGCGCGCCGCCAAGCTGCGTTTCCGCCCCATTTTGATGACTTCGTTTGCGTTTATCTTGGGCGTGGTGCCGATGTATATCGCCACGGGCGCATCGTCTGCCAGCCAACGCGCAATTGGCACGGCGGTGTTCTGGGGTATGCTGGTGGGCACGTTCCTATCGGTGTTCCTTGTGCCGATGTTCTACATCATCGTGAACCTTGTGGTGCGTTTCTTCACAGGCGGCAAACAGCCCCCCGTTCAAGGCGAGCTGGATTTGTTTGACGACGAAGAAGACATGGATGCCCAAGCGTTTGGCAAGCATTAA
- the fdx gene encoding ISC system 2Fe-2S type ferredoxin has protein sequence MPKITVLPHAELCPEGKIIETAPEGETICDVLLDNGIEIDHACEKSCACTTCHVIVRQGFDSLPEPSEIEEDLLDQAWGLEAESRLSCQAKVCDEDLVVEIPKYTINHAREEH, from the coding sequence ATGCCCAAAATAACCGTTTTGCCCCATGCCGAGCTTTGCCCGGAGGGAAAAATCATTGAAACCGCGCCCGAAGGCGAGACCATTTGCGATGTGCTGTTGGATAACGGCATTGAGATTGACCATGCTTGCGAAAAATCTTGCGCCTGCACCACTTGCCATGTGATTGTGCGGCAGGGGTTTGACAGCCTGCCCGAGCCGAGCGAGATTGAGGAAGACTTGCTTGACCAAGCATGGGGCTTGGAGGCGGAATCGCGGTTGAGTTGCCAAGCGAAGGTGTGCGATGAAGATTTGGTGGTGGAAATTCCCAAATACACGATTAACCATGCGCGTGAGGAGCATTGA
- a CDS encoding TetR family transcriptional regulator, protein MRKTKTEAQKTRQHLLDAALEVFWRDGVTRASLQAIAQEAGVTRGALYWHFKNKEDLFETLFEQQYADFFAAFNDQTLRDNQDVWTHLQHNLTAMFETLATRESKHKFCNVMFSKCEQTAGNETITELACRYHRLFQKQIAYALQLSREQGRLPENTDIELAAIYLESSLVGLIKIWIDEPERFDLIAKSKRVIAANMRVLQQGLA, encoded by the coding sequence ATGCGAAAAACCAAAACCGAAGCGCAAAAAACACGCCAGCATTTGCTGGATGCGGCATTAGAAGTTTTTTGGCGCGACGGCGTAACCCGCGCTTCGTTGCAGGCGATTGCCCAAGAGGCGGGCGTTACGCGCGGCGCGTTGTATTGGCATTTCAAAAACAAGGAAGATTTGTTTGAAACGCTGTTTGAACAGCAATATGCGGATTTTTTTGCCGCGTTTAACGACCAAACCCTGCGCGACAACCAAGACGTATGGACGCATCTGCAACACAATCTAACCGCCATGTTTGAAACCTTGGCAACCAGAGAATCCAAACACAAATTTTGCAATGTGATGTTTTCAAAATGCGAGCAAACTGCCGGCAATGAAACGATTACCGAACTGGCGTGCCGCTATCACCGCCTGTTCCAAAAGCAGATTGCTTACGCGCTGCAATTGAGCCGCGAGCAGGGCAGGCTGCCTGAAAACACGGATATCGAACTGGCGGCGATTTATTTGGAAAGCAGCTTGGTGGGCCTGATTAAAATTTGGATTGACGAGCCTGAGCGGTTTGATTTGATTGCGAAATCCAAGCGCGTAATTGCGGCGAACATGCGCGTGTTGCAGCAAGGGTTGGCGTAG
- a CDS encoding multifunctional CCA addition/repair protein encodes MQIYLVGGAVRDQLLGLPVKDRDWVVVGADADELLRQGYQPVGKDFPVFLHPETREEYALARTERKTAKGYAGFAFYADKSITLEQDLLRRDLTINAMAQDVSGCLIDPFGGQSDLQHKILRHVSPAFAEDPVRILRTARFAARYGFAVAPETMQLMRDMVAAGEADALVAERVWQELAKGLMEANPRRMIEILRDCGALAILLPEVNALFGVPQRVDYHPEIDTGEHTLLVLQRAAALGLTLPERYAALLHDVGKALTPADILPKHIGHDTRGIAPIRQINQRWRVPKQCAELAELVCAYHIQIHNIGSIKSAGKIINLLKKTDAFRRSERFQAALNVCQCDRQGRLGKAEADYPQRAHCLALLAAAQSVDTGAIARQYAHQPQQIPIKIDEARADAVRPVQRAYQHEAE; translated from the coding sequence ATGCAAATTTACCTAGTTGGCGGCGCGGTGCGCGATCAACTGCTCGGCTTGCCCGTGAAAGACCGCGATTGGGTGGTGGTGGGCGCGGATGCCGATGAATTGCTGCGGCAAGGCTATCAGCCCGTGGGCAAGGATTTCCCCGTGTTTTTGCACCCCGAAACCCGCGAAGAATACGCCCTTGCCCGCACCGAGCGCAAAACCGCCAAGGGCTACGCAGGCTTCGCCTTTTATGCCGACAAAAGCATCACGCTGGAACAAGACCTGCTGCGCCGCGATTTAACCATCAACGCGATGGCGCAAGACGTTTCAGGCTGCCTCATTGACCCGTTTGGCGGGCAGAGCGATTTGCAACACAAAATCCTGCGCCACGTTTCGCCCGCCTTTGCCGAAGACCCCGTGCGCATCTTGCGCACCGCCCGTTTTGCCGCGCGATACGGTTTTGCCGTTGCGCCCGAAACCATGCAGCTGATGCGCGACATGGTGGCGGCGGGCGAAGCAGACGCGCTGGTTGCCGAGCGTGTGTGGCAAGAATTAGCCAAAGGCTTAATGGAAGCCAACCCGCGCCGCATGATTGAAATCCTGCGCGACTGCGGCGCACTCGCCATCTTGTTGCCCGAAGTGAACGCCTTGTTTGGCGTGCCACAACGCGTCGATTACCACCCCGAAATTGACACAGGCGAACACACGCTGCTGGTGTTGCAACGCGCCGCCGCGCTCGGCTTAACCCTGCCCGAACGCTACGCCGCGCTGCTGCACGATGTCGGCAAAGCCCTCACCCCCGCCGACATCCTGCCCAAACACATCGGACACGATACGCGCGGCATCGCCCCCATCCGCCAAATCAACCAACGCTGGCGCGTGCCTAAGCAATGCGCCGAACTCGCCGAGCTGGTGTGCGCATACCATATCCAAATCCACAACATCGGCAGCATCAAAAGCGCGGGCAAAATCATCAATCTGCTGAAAAAAACGGATGCCTTCCGCCGCAGCGAGCGTTTTCAGGCTGCCTTAAACGTGTGCCAATGCGACCGGCAAGGCAGGCTGGGTAAAGCCGAAGCCGATTACCCGCAGCGCGCCCATTGCCTTGCCCTGCTTGCTGCCGCGCAAAGCGTGGACACCGGCGCAATCGCCCGACAATACGCCCACCAGCCCCAGCAAATCCCCATCAAAATTGACGAAGCCCGCGCCGATGCCGTGCGCCCCGTGCAACGCGCGTATCAGCACGAAGCGGAATAG
- a CDS encoding DUF3108 domain-containing protein, whose product MNRLALLALLAAPVLHAEIPQSAHAQYKASLGIPATLSFEREGEGYRIVAKINVPLYKMRFESGGTIDGGQLKPSYYRDIRNGKEYASAQFSGSRVWLGKPDGKHTETAHGTVMDLFSLTWQLAFGNGKLPMPLVITNGKKLYPISRLTPAGGKEMTIGSLKTRTQTYTLRHGNDTILLALARDLNNMPALIRYNVGGKKYSLTLKAVEINPQNVP is encoded by the coding sequence ATGAACCGCCTCGCCCTACTCGCCCTACTCGCCGCCCCCGTATTGCACGCCGAAATCCCACAATCCGCCCACGCCCAATACAAAGCCAGCCTCGGCATCCCCGCCACGCTGTCGTTTGAACGCGAGGGCGAGGGCTATCGCATCGTCGCCAAAATCAACGTGCCGTTGTATAAAATGCGCTTTGAAAGCGGCGGCACGATTGACGGCGGGCAGCTCAAACCGAGCTACTACCGCGACATCCGCAACGGTAAAGAATACGCCTCCGCGCAATTTTCAGGCAGCCGCGTGTGGCTGGGCAAGCCCGATGGCAAACACACCGAAACCGCCCACGGCACGGTGATGGATTTGTTTTCGCTCACTTGGCAGCTGGCGTTCGGCAACGGCAAACTGCCCATGCCGCTGGTGATTACCAACGGCAAAAAACTCTACCCCATCAGCCGCCTAACACCCGCCGGCGGAAAAGAAATGACCATCGGCAGCCTGAAAACGCGCACCCAAACCTACACCCTGCGCCACGGCAACGACACCATCTTGCTCGCCCTCGCCCGCGATTTGAACAACATGCCCGCGCTGATTCGCTACAATGTGGGCGGCAAAAAATACAGCCTAACGCTCAAAGCGGTGGAAATAAACCCGCAAAACGTGCCATAG
- a CDS encoding SirB2 family protein, which produces MQSLYLPIKHTHMFFVAITIILFNLRFWLRTMQPEKPLPVILRVLPHINDSMLLFTGMLMMQIVPWQPFGASKWLGVKLLLVLTYIFVGAFCLRATPRSGKWFGLYGAGMLIVLTIIYLAHWKPL; this is translated from the coding sequence ATGCAAAGCCTATACCTCCCCATCAAACACACCCACATGTTTTTCGTGGCGATAACCATCATCCTGTTTAACCTGCGCTTTTGGCTGCGCACCATGCAGCCTGAAAAACCGCTGCCCGTTATCCTGCGCGTGCTGCCGCACATCAACGACTCCATGCTGTTGTTTACCGGCATGCTGATGATGCAGATTGTGCCGTGGCAGCCGTTTGGCGCAAGCAAATGGCTGGGCGTGAAACTGCTGCTGGTGCTCACCTATATTTTTGTGGGCGCGTTTTGCCTGCGCGCCACGCCCCGCAGCGGCAAATGGTTCGGGCTCTATGGCGCGGGGATGTTGATTGTGCTGACGATTATTTATTTGGCGCACTGGAAGCCGTTGTGA